CACTCAGCAACTTGATTTCTGGATGCTGCTGCAAAACAGATTTAGACTTAGCCAGAGTCGTGCCAGTGTGAATAAAGAACCCTCCACTGGCTTGGTGCTTTGCAATAACTTGAGCAAAATCCTCTAAATGTTCAGCTTTAATAGAATTTTTGTAACGCTTGGCTTGCAACAGATACATTTGACCATGCACCCAAACATGACCATCTATCCCACCATCCCCGGTGTAACGTTGGTTACGTTTAATTTTGTACCCTTGACGCTGAAAACTAGACAGAAGCAGTTCTTCAAAAACAAGCGGATCTATCTTGCGGAGATATGCTATCACAGCAGGTAGTGGCTTGTGGTTTTGCTGAATGATTTTGTTGATTTTTATTAATACAGCTTCAGATGAAGTGATCCGTCTTTGATGCCCTATCTTTGGCAGATATCGACTTTTTTTGTTGCCAAGTAGCAACAAGCAAACCAAAATCAGAGCTAGTATGACAATTATTATCAGTTGATTCATTGGCAGCAAAATTGATATCAAATCGATAGCATTAATCCTACAAACTTACTGAACAATTAACGATTTTCACTATCAAAACCGATATCATTTCTAGGCAAAGTTGATAACGGCTGAATGTTGAGCCTATCCCCAACTTTGATATCAAGAGCGCCGGGGTTAAGTTCTAACACCTGATTTGCCACGCGACCCTTATATATGGGGCAAGGGGTTTTGTAACAAGGAGGAGCGTTGTAAACCGCAGTCGTCACCACATTGTCCTTGAGGTAGAAAATGTCTAGGGGAAAATTTACCTTGTACATCCAGAAAGGCACATTGTAAATTTCGCCGCCCAGGTTGAACAACATTCCGCGATTGCCCTTTAAAGATGCGCGAAATTTTAGCCCTTTTTGTAATTGTTCTGGCGTAGAGGCGACTGAGAGCTTGAATGTCTGGTTATTGTGGGTGAGGATATGGGTAA
The nucleotide sequence above comes from Nostoc sp. MS1. Encoded proteins:
- a CDS encoding restriction endonuclease → MNQLIIIVILALILVCLLLLGNKKSRYLPKIGHQRRITSSEAVLIKINKIIQQNHKPLPAVIAYLRKIDPLVFEELLLSSFQRQGYKIKRNQRYTGDGGIDGHVWVHGQMYLLQAKRYKNSIKAEHLEDFAQVIAKHQASGGFFIHTGTTLAKSKSVLQQHPEIKLLSGQKLVDFLRCL
- a CDS encoding DUF192 domain-containing protein: MKTLKFPQQENLYIAAFKLLNILGPIAGGLIIFGTVAMGYFQTRPQDLPLTHILTHNNQTFKLSVASTPEQLQKGLKFRASLKGNRGMLFNLGGEIYNVPFWMYKVNFPLDIFYLKDNVVTTAVYNAPPCYKTPCPIYKGRVANQVLELNPGALDIKVGDRLNIQPLSTLPRNDIGFDSENR